One Pseudodesulfovibrio cashew DNA window includes the following coding sequences:
- a CDS encoding HDIG domain-containing metalloprotein — protein sequence MLSRDQAMALLKEHNSEQNLINHALESEAVMHGLARKLGKDEELWGITGLLHDLDYATTKTNEARHGLDSAALIGDGLPAEALDAIKRHACEMNGSDDPSTDFDFALRCGETVTGMVHAGALVRPTRIEGMKPKSLKKKMKDKAFAASVNRDCIRECEKIGLELGEFLQIAIAAVTEIAPEVGLAAE from the coding sequence ATGTTATCCCGTGACCAAGCCATGGCATTGCTCAAGGAACACAACAGTGAACAGAACCTGATCAACCACGCCCTCGAATCCGAGGCTGTCATGCACGGCCTGGCCCGCAAGCTGGGCAAGGATGAAGAGCTGTGGGGAATCACCGGCCTGCTGCACGATCTCGACTACGCAACTACCAAGACCAATGAGGCACGCCATGGACTGGACAGTGCGGCACTCATCGGCGATGGCCTACCCGCCGAGGCCCTTGACGCCATCAAGCGGCACGCCTGCGAAATGAATGGAAGTGACGATCCGTCTACGGACTTCGATTTTGCCCTGCGCTGCGGCGAAACCGTCACCGGCATGGTCCACGCCGGAGCCCTGGTCCGCCCTACCCGGATCGAGGGCATGAAGCCCAAGAGTCTCAAGAAGAAGATGAAGGACAAGGCATTCGCAGCCAGCGTCAACCGCGATTGTATCCGTGAGTGCGAAAAGATAGGCCTGGAGCTCGGAGAATTCCTTCAGATCGCCATCGCTGCCGTCACGGAGATAGCCCCGGAAGTCGGGCTTGCGGCGGAGTAA
- the cbiQ gene encoding cobalt ECF transporter T component CbiQ: MAAIDEPFASGDSFIHTVDPRIRLLCAVMLTVPAALFTNMDQACAALAVGFILVSAARLPIGLVVKRLAVVNLFVLFLWLFVPFSLPGEAAFTAGPLAITREGIGLAALISVKSNAVVLGLMALMGTIPLRDLGPALQQLRVPDKLCHILLFTYRYIFVIHQEYLTMRRAMAARGFRPKTNRHTYRSYAWLVGMLLIKSWDRAERVYGAMRCRGFRDRFYSLTTFTSASKDYLFLALCLAAVIGMESLDVIRSHFS, translated from the coding sequence GTGGCCGCCATCGACGAACCGTTCGCCTCGGGCGATTCTTTCATCCACACGGTGGACCCGCGCATTCGCCTGCTCTGCGCGGTCATGCTGACAGTGCCCGCAGCCCTGTTCACGAACATGGACCAGGCCTGCGCGGCCCTGGCTGTCGGCTTTATCCTGGTCAGCGCGGCACGTCTTCCCATAGGCCTGGTTGTCAAACGGCTGGCCGTGGTCAACCTCTTTGTACTCTTCCTGTGGCTGTTTGTTCCCTTTTCCCTGCCGGGAGAGGCGGCCTTCACCGCCGGGCCGCTGGCGATCACGCGGGAAGGCATCGGCTTGGCCGCACTCATTTCAGTCAAGTCCAACGCCGTGGTCCTAGGCCTCATGGCGCTCATGGGCACAATCCCCCTACGCGACCTGGGACCGGCCCTCCAACAACTCCGGGTACCGGACAAACTCTGCCACATTCTCCTCTTCACCTACCGCTACATCTTCGTCATCCACCAGGAGTATCTCACGATGCGCAGGGCCATGGCCGCGCGCGGCTTTCGCCCCAAAACAAACCGACACACCTACCGGTCCTACGCCTGGCTGGTGGGTATGCTGCTGATCAAGAGTTGGGACCGCGCGGAGCGCGTATATGGAGCCATGCGCTGCAGGGGATTCCGAGACCGCTTCTATTCGCTGACCACCTTCACCTCCGCAAGCAAAGACTATCTTTTTCTCGCCCTGTGCCTCGCCGCCGTCATCGGCATGGAGTCGCTGGACGTCATCAGGAGCCATTTTTCATGA
- a CDS encoding energy-coupling factor ABC transporter ATP-binding protein, with translation MSHAIIELKDVAYAFPGRGTTLDGLDFHLHQGEKIGLFGPNGAGKTTMLHILMGLIIPQQGEVILFDKTMTDGKAFDEARLKIGFLFQNSDDQLFCPTVLDDVAFGPLNQGCTPDEARQKAARALETVGLAGFEDRVPYRLSGGEKKLVALATILSMDPEVLVLDEPTTGLSPEAKDRLVEILQSLDMARLVVSHEPDFLAATTDRLLAMRDGKIRPGELKPHSHTHVHEEGDVPHQH, from the coding sequence ATGAGTCACGCCATAATTGAACTCAAAGACGTCGCCTATGCCTTTCCCGGAAGGGGAACGACTCTGGACGGCCTGGACTTTCACCTGCACCAGGGCGAAAAAATCGGCCTGTTCGGCCCCAACGGCGCGGGCAAAACGACCATGCTGCACATCCTAATGGGCTTGATCATACCCCAACAGGGCGAGGTGATCCTGTTCGACAAGACCATGACGGACGGAAAGGCCTTCGATGAGGCCCGACTGAAGATCGGCTTCCTCTTCCAGAACTCCGACGACCAACTCTTCTGCCCTACGGTCCTTGATGATGTGGCCTTCGGCCCGCTCAACCAAGGGTGTACCCCGGACGAGGCTCGGCAAAAGGCCGCCCGAGCCCTTGAAACCGTTGGGCTGGCCGGTTTCGAAGACCGAGTGCCCTACCGTCTCTCCGGCGGCGAAAAGAAATTGGTGGCCCTGGCCACCATCCTGTCCATGGACCCCGAGGTGCTGGTTCTTGACGAACCGACCACGGGCCTCTCGCCCGAGGCCAAGGATCGGCTGGTAGAGATCCTGCAGTCATTGGACATGGCGCGCCTGGTAGTCTCTCACGAACCCGATTTCCTGGCAGCAACAACGGATCGACTCCTGGCAATGCGAGATGGAAAGATACGTCCCGGAGAGCTCAAGCCGCATAGCCATACCCACGTGCATGAGGAAGGCGACGTTCCGCACCAGCACTGA
- a CDS encoding response regulator, with translation METAEYYCVESVCDILNPDMRILLADDSPTMCRIIHAALEHAGLKHVTVVHDGDEAWEVFQHCDFDLVLSDQQMPHMCGDCLLEAIRQGDRNPGIPFIMITVAPMREDVINAVRLGVSSFIVKPFSAGQLLAKVVNVLTRDAK, from the coding sequence TTGGAGACTGCCGAATATTATTGTGTCGAGTCGGTATGTGATATTTTGAATCCCGACATGCGTATCCTTCTGGCGGATGATTCACCAACCATGTGTCGGATCATACATGCTGCGCTTGAACATGCCGGATTGAAACATGTCACCGTGGTTCATGACGGCGACGAGGCCTGGGAAGTCTTTCAGCACTGCGATTTCGATCTGGTACTCTCTGATCAGCAAATGCCGCATATGTGTGGTGATTGTCTGCTTGAGGCAATTCGTCAGGGAGATCGTAATCCCGGCATTCCTTTCATCATGATAACGGTGGCACCCATGCGCGAGGACGTAATCAATGCAGTCCGTCTTGGCGTTTCCAGCTTTATCGTCAAACCGTTCAGTGCAGGACAGTTGTTGGCCAAAGTGGTCAACGTTTTGACCCGGGACGCAAAGTGA
- a CDS encoding MATE family efflux transporter, translating into MSDRFSENMTRAPYRTIWHLAWPQIIMMVFHFFIGLTDVWVAGYINREVQASLGIISQSLFFLLVVAMAVANGSVAAISQSMGAGLHKRVKRYVGLCLLLAAVLGSIFLFLGLPLKNMLVAALQVPQPMRPVTEYFLQVYLFLLPPYYLLIITNAIFRARKQVMYPLYSMILVTALNTVFDLGLGLGWFGMPNIGFKGLAWATFGSVAAGAVLNLVVLSTQGLLKPESFAPWRWMKRAMPYLLKVAWPSGLMQIVWHSGYLVLYAITGSLPWNAIDALAGMAIGLRIEALLFLPAFAFNMTASILIGHYLGARQPDEARKFGFRILGLGLVSITIFSLVVWQFIGSWVDLLTRDPAVAAQAVSYLKWNVLAIPFTLTSMILAGAFNGAGATLWNMFIMGGATWLLRLPLAYGLGHFVMKDAEGIWIAMFCSQIVQSSILLYVFTFKNWQRFAMIKKRNGNTKTLSKESA; encoded by the coding sequence ATGTCCGATAGATTCAGCGAAAACATGACGCGGGCTCCCTACCGCACCATCTGGCACCTGGCCTGGCCACAGATCATCATGATGGTCTTCCACTTCTTCATCGGCCTGACCGACGTCTGGGTGGCAGGGTATATCAACCGCGAAGTTCAGGCCTCCCTTGGAATCATCTCCCAGTCCCTCTTCTTCCTGCTGGTGGTGGCCATGGCCGTGGCCAACGGCTCGGTGGCGGCCATCAGCCAATCCATGGGCGCAGGGCTGCACAAGCGGGTCAAGCGGTACGTCGGATTGTGCCTTCTCCTGGCCGCAGTGCTGGGCAGCATCTTCCTGTTCCTGGGGCTGCCCCTCAAAAACATGCTGGTCGCAGCCCTCCAAGTCCCCCAGCCCATGCGTCCGGTAACGGAATACTTTCTCCAGGTGTATCTGTTCCTGCTGCCGCCCTACTATCTCCTGATCATTACCAACGCCATCTTCCGGGCCCGTAAGCAGGTTATGTATCCGCTCTATTCCATGATACTCGTCACTGCGCTCAATACCGTCTTCGACCTCGGACTCGGGCTGGGTTGGTTCGGCATGCCTAATATCGGCTTCAAGGGACTGGCCTGGGCCACCTTCGGCTCGGTAGCCGCGGGTGCGGTGCTAAACCTCGTGGTCCTCTCGACCCAGGGACTGCTCAAGCCGGAATCCTTTGCCCCGTGGCGCTGGATGAAACGGGCGATGCCGTACCTCCTAAAGGTGGCCTGGCCTTCAGGGCTCATGCAGATCGTCTGGCATTCCGGCTACCTGGTTCTCTACGCCATAACCGGGAGCCTGCCGTGGAACGCCATTGACGCCTTGGCCGGCATGGCCATCGGCCTGCGCATCGAAGCCCTGCTTTTCCTGCCCGCCTTTGCTTTCAACATGACCGCTTCGATCCTCATCGGCCATTATCTCGGAGCGAGGCAGCCGGATGAGGCCAGAAAATTCGGTTTCCGCATCCTCGGGCTGGGCCTGGTTTCCATCACCATCTTTTCTCTGGTCGTCTGGCAATTCATCGGGTCATGGGTCGATCTCCTCACCCGTGATCCGGCGGTTGCAGCCCAGGCCGTGAGCTACCTCAAATGGAACGTGCTCGCCATTCCGTTCACCCTGACCTCCATGATCCTGGCAGGGGCATTCAACGGAGCGGGCGCGACCCTGTGGAATATGTTCATTATGGGTGGAGCCACCTGGCTCCTCAGGCTACCCCTGGCCTACGGACTCGGACATTTCGTCATGAAGGACGCCGAAGGCATCTGGATAGCCATGTTCTGCTCACAGATAGTCCAGTCCTCCATCCTGCTGTATGTCTTTACTTTCAAAAACTGGCAGCGTTTCGCCATGATCAAAAAACGAAACGGCAACACCAAAACGCTCTCCAAGGAATCCGCATGA
- a CDS encoding DUF2156 domain-containing protein has protein sequence MTLEFEPINLARQEEYHAALSGCPQLLTSDFSFANVYGWAEHYGLEWAFHKELCFIRQTKPETVYWAPIGPWEKYDWANCCAMRESAHFTRVPEALTRLWSISFGNKILIEENRAHWDYVYSVEELIALKGKQFHKKKNLLNQFKKNYLYQYEPMAPECVEEVLEMQDEWYKWYEENNPSEALKAENRAITRVLHNFDQIKGLMGATLRVEGKVIAYTVAEPLCDDSIVIHFEKGNIQYKGVYQAINQMFLENDAAEYINVNREQDLGDEGLRKAKLSYNPSFFLKKFEATLL, from the coding sequence ATGACACTGGAATTCGAACCGATCAACCTGGCCCGTCAGGAAGAATATCACGCCGCCCTTTCGGGCTGTCCGCAATTGTTGACCAGCGACTTCTCCTTTGCCAACGTCTATGGCTGGGCCGAGCACTATGGCCTGGAGTGGGCCTTCCACAAGGAGTTGTGCTTCATCCGCCAGACCAAGCCCGAGACGGTCTATTGGGCGCCCATCGGCCCGTGGGAAAAATACGACTGGGCCAACTGCTGCGCCATGCGGGAGTCCGCTCATTTCACCCGCGTGCCCGAAGCCCTGACCCGACTCTGGTCCATTTCCTTCGGCAACAAAATCCTGATCGAGGAAAACCGCGCCCACTGGGACTATGTCTACTCGGTGGAAGAACTGATCGCCCTCAAGGGCAAGCAATTCCATAAGAAAAAGAATCTCCTCAACCAGTTCAAAAAGAACTACCTGTACCAGTATGAACCCATGGCCCCGGAATGCGTGGAGGAAGTCCTGGAGATGCAGGACGAATGGTACAAATGGTATGAGGAAAACAATCCCTCCGAAGCGCTCAAGGCGGAAAACCGCGCCATCACCCGTGTCCTCCACAACTTCGATCAGATCAAGGGACTCATGGGAGCCACCTTGCGCGTAGAAGGCAAGGTCATCGCTTATACCGTTGCCGAACCCCTCTGCGACGACTCCATCGTCATCCATTTCGAGAAGGGCAACATCCAGTATAAAGGAGTGTATCAGGCCATCAACCAGATGTTCCTGGAAAACGACGCGGCTGAATACATCAACGTCAACAGGGAGCAGGACCTGGGTGACGAAGGATTGCGCAAGGCCAAGCTCTCGTACAACCCTTCGTTCTTTCTAAAGAAATTCGAAGCAACCCTCCTATAG
- a CDS encoding alkaline phosphatase family protein: MSILLSPEPQRPRLAVLGLDGLPLDLALELGHSLPNIGRLAKNAVTVRAEVPELSPVNWTSFFTGEGPERHGVFGFSHMDPQTYAMRITDSRDVRCPTLFDKLGEHGLVSRVVNLPNTYPTKPLKGMLISGFVSHELAGAVYPPFLAGRLAEENYLLEADTNRGASDLPYLLDELRHTLRSRLAALDILWPDLAWDLFIHVFTETDRLFHFFMDAVLHRDHPHHLECMRFLADWDHALGAFLTRYDALPGPKRLMVLADHGFTEIRTEVCLNTWLKRQGHLVTNSLPADEWDARCIGPETTAFALDPGRIYLHDNRYSRGRVTAAERQALLETIRSSLEGLTLNGERVMEQVHEGKDLYPGADAAVLPDLVCQARPGYDLKAKFDRSEIFGLHGRTGTHTVDGAIFFDSEGTRPKRMRDVGRAILDHFNIADK; this comes from the coding sequence ATGTCCATCCTGCTCTCGCCGGAACCACAACGCCCACGCCTGGCCGTCCTCGGCCTGGACGGGCTCCCTCTGGACCTCGCCCTTGAACTGGGGCACTCCCTGCCGAATATAGGGCGGTTGGCGAAGAACGCGGTCACAGTTCGCGCGGAGGTCCCCGAACTCTCACCGGTGAACTGGACCTCATTTTTCACCGGAGAAGGACCGGAACGACACGGTGTCTTCGGGTTCTCGCATATGGACCCGCAAACCTACGCTATGCGCATCACCGACAGCCGGGACGTCCGCTGCCCCACCCTGTTCGACAAGCTGGGCGAGCATGGCCTGGTTTCGCGGGTCGTCAACCTGCCCAACACCTACCCTACCAAGCCGCTTAAAGGCATGCTCATCTCTGGGTTCGTCTCACACGAACTGGCCGGAGCAGTGTATCCCCCGTTCCTGGCAGGCAGACTGGCCGAAGAAAACTATCTGCTGGAGGCCGATACCAACCGGGGAGCCTCGGACCTTCCATATCTGCTGGACGAACTGCGCCATACCCTGCGTTCGCGCCTCGCCGCCCTGGACATCCTCTGGCCGGACCTAGCCTGGGACCTGTTCATTCACGTCTTCACCGAGACCGACCGCCTCTTCCACTTCTTCATGGATGCGGTGCTGCACCGGGATCACCCGCACCATTTGGAATGCATGCGCTTCCTGGCCGACTGGGACCACGCCCTGGGAGCATTCCTGACCCGCTACGACGCACTACCCGGTCCCAAGCGGCTCATGGTCCTGGCCGACCACGGGTTTACGGAAATCCGGACCGAGGTCTGCCTCAACACCTGGCTGAAACGGCAAGGCCATCTCGTCACTAACTCCCTGCCTGCCGACGAGTGGGACGCCCGGTGCATCGGACCGGAAACCACGGCCTTTGCCCTTGATCCGGGCCGAATTTATCTTCACGATAATCGCTATTCTCGAGGCCGGGTCACGGCCGCAGAAAGACAGGCTCTCCTTGAGACCATCCGAAGCAGTCTGGAGGGGTTGACCTTGAACGGCGAGCGGGTCATGGAACAGGTTCACGAGGGGAAGGACCTGTATCCAGGAGCGGACGCAGCCGTCCTGCCGGACCTTGTCTGCCAAGCCAGGCCGGGCTACGACCTCAAGGCCAAATTCGACCGGAGCGAGATCTTCGGCCTGCACGGGCGCACGGGAACACACACCGTGGATGGAGCTATCTTTTTCGACAGTGAGGGAACCCGTCCCAAACGCATGCGCGACGTGGGCCGCGCCATCCTCGACCACTTCAACATCGCCGACAAATAA
- a CDS encoding ATP-dependent helicase: MSIDIDNELNEAQREAVLATEGPVLVIAGAGSGKTRTIVYRLAHLVEQGVDPAQILLLTFTRKAAQEMLSRAETILGRPLTGTSGGTFHSFAYATLRRNAADIGFDNGFTLMDRADSENICKEVKDALKLGKGDRSFPKKATLLDMITKSRNKELTIDAVMEREAYHLSPYLDAVTEIADGYARFKREHALVDYDDLLFLLDKLLAENEPLRNQLQARYRYIMVDEYQDTNLVQARIVKHLAGTKGNVMAVGDDAQSIYAFRGANVANILEFPKIFEGAKVIRLEQNYRSVQPILDLTNQILAGATTKFDKNLYSDLKSDVLPEVVHPLSDQTQARLVVDAVLEFQRKYMLHDIAVLFRAGYQSFPLEVALTRIGIDYQKFGGIRFHEAAHIKDVLSYLRLTLNPHDLLAWQRAMDHIKGVGPKTVTKIYQAIHTNDEKYLVKMTKKHDTLRELLNELNALRAMPPKPSAVLERILAFYQPILMEKYPDDYPKRQAGLEQLSQIAVSYSDMDQFLGDLSLDGDPDEEKRKENAVVLSTVHSAKGLEWSAVIIIDLVEDRFPSRRAMQRAEDLEEERRLMYVACTRAKQCLKLFVPSSVYNRASGMSDPTLPSPFVLELPGDVFQRVNESYGGGLERKQMQKTPGATPSPRHDYGDETASTSAASPKVDPSKLGFCKHKIFGKGKIIAQPEPNKFKVNFPGFGIKTIIGDYLELL; this comes from the coding sequence ATGAGTATAGACATAGACAACGAACTCAACGAGGCCCAACGGGAGGCCGTACTGGCCACCGAAGGCCCCGTGCTGGTCATCGCCGGAGCGGGTTCGGGCAAGACTCGGACAATCGTCTACCGCCTGGCCCACCTGGTGGAACAGGGAGTGGACCCGGCCCAGATCCTGCTGCTGACCTTTACCCGCAAAGCCGCCCAGGAGATGCTTTCCCGAGCCGAAACCATCCTCGGACGCCCCCTGACCGGCACCAGCGGCGGCACCTTTCACTCCTTCGCCTACGCCACCCTCCGACGCAACGCCGCGGACATCGGCTTCGACAACGGCTTCACGCTCATGGACCGCGCGGACAGCGAAAACATCTGCAAGGAAGTGAAGGACGCGCTCAAGCTGGGCAAGGGGGACCGCTCCTTCCCCAAGAAGGCTACCTTGCTGGACATGATCACCAAGTCCAGAAACAAGGAACTGACCATCGATGCCGTCATGGAGCGCGAGGCCTACCACCTCTCGCCCTATCTGGACGCAGTCACGGAGATCGCGGACGGCTACGCACGTTTCAAGCGCGAGCACGCCCTGGTGGACTACGACGACCTGCTCTTCCTGCTCGACAAACTGCTGGCGGAAAACGAGCCGCTGCGCAACCAGCTCCAGGCCCGCTACCGCTACATCATGGTCGACGAGTACCAGGACACCAACCTGGTTCAGGCACGCATCGTCAAGCACCTGGCAGGCACCAAAGGCAACGTCATGGCCGTTGGCGACGACGCCCAGTCCATCTACGCCTTCCGTGGAGCCAACGTCGCCAACATTCTGGAATTTCCAAAAATTTTCGAAGGCGCTAAGGTCATCAGGCTTGAGCAGAACTACCGTTCGGTGCAACCCATTCTGGACCTGACCAACCAAATCCTGGCCGGGGCCACCACCAAGTTCGACAAAAACCTCTACTCGGACCTGAAGAGCGACGTGTTGCCCGAAGTGGTTCATCCCCTGAGCGACCAAACCCAGGCCCGACTGGTTGTGGACGCGGTGCTTGAGTTTCAGCGCAAGTACATGCTGCACGACATCGCGGTCCTGTTCCGCGCTGGCTACCAGTCCTTCCCTCTTGAAGTGGCCCTGACCCGCATAGGCATCGATTATCAGAAGTTCGGCGGCATACGCTTCCACGAGGCCGCGCACATCAAGGATGTGCTCTCCTATTTGCGGCTCACTCTCAACCCGCATGACCTCCTGGCCTGGCAACGGGCCATGGATCACATCAAGGGAGTCGGGCCCAAGACCGTAACGAAAATCTATCAGGCCATACACACGAACGACGAGAAGTACCTGGTCAAGATGACCAAGAAGCACGATACGCTCCGCGAACTGCTCAATGAACTCAACGCGCTGCGCGCAATGCCGCCCAAACCGTCCGCCGTGCTGGAACGGATACTCGCCTTCTACCAGCCCATTCTCATGGAAAAATACCCGGACGACTACCCCAAACGACAGGCCGGGCTGGAACAGCTCTCCCAGATCGCCGTGAGTTATTCGGACATGGACCAGTTCCTGGGCGACCTCAGCCTCGATGGCGATCCGGACGAAGAAAAACGGAAGGAAAACGCGGTAGTCCTGTCTACTGTGCACTCTGCCAAGGGCCTCGAATGGTCCGCAGTGATCATCATCGACCTGGTGGAGGACCGATTCCCCTCGCGCAGGGCCATGCAGCGCGCCGAGGACCTGGAAGAGGAACGCCGCCTCATGTACGTGGCCTGTACCCGGGCCAAGCAATGCCTCAAGCTGTTCGTGCCGAGCTCGGTCTACAACCGAGCCAGCGGTATGTCCGACCCGACCCTGCCCAGCCCCTTTGTGCTGGAACTGCCCGGTGATGTGTTCCAGCGCGTCAACGAGTCTTACGGCGGCGGCCTGGAACGGAAACAAATGCAGAAAACTCCAGGCGCAACGCCATCTCCACGTCATGATTACGGCGATGAAACGGCATCAACCTCCGCAGCTTCGCCCAAGGTCGACCCCTCCAAGCTCGGCTTCTGCAAACATAAGATTTTCGGCAAGGGAAAAATTATCGCCCAGCCGGAGCCCAACAAGTTCAAAGTCAACTTTCCCGGCTTCGGCATCAAGACCATCATCGGCGACTATCTGGAACTCCTCTAA
- the thiL gene encoding thiamine-phosphate kinase — protein MQSEEHFLELLDTHFALNNEFVSLGRGDDCAVLTGGKPYCVSTDLFLEDVHFRRSYFTPADIGYKALAVNISDIAAMGAKPVAFTMDLMLPADLDDDFLNEFLKSMAMLARQNDMVLAGGDLSRAEKLGVSITIFGVTGSGEFLQRGKCAPGDTLFTVGDLGLARAGMLTLEALGEKGREAFPAAVLAHLRPKPKVMIGTLLKAAGASSLMDVSDGLARDLPRLLGPNLGADITLAPEQLNGNVLAFALGVGEDPLQIAMLGGEDYALLGASSPDTLDKVSSVPGLTIIGTVTDTPGLRLNGEPFTARGFDHFEN, from the coding sequence ATGCAAAGCGAAGAACACTTCCTTGAACTGCTGGATACCCATTTCGCCCTGAACAATGAATTCGTGAGCCTGGGACGCGGCGACGACTGCGCGGTCCTTACGGGCGGCAAGCCCTACTGCGTTTCCACGGACCTCTTTCTGGAGGACGTACACTTCCGGCGCAGCTACTTCACCCCGGCGGACATCGGCTACAAGGCGCTGGCCGTAAACATCAGCGACATCGCGGCCATGGGCGCCAAACCCGTGGCCTTCACCATGGACCTGATGCTCCCGGCGGATTTGGACGACGATTTCCTGAACGAATTCCTCAAGTCCATGGCCATGCTGGCCCGGCAGAACGACATGGTCCTGGCCGGAGGCGACCTGAGCCGGGCGGAAAAACTCGGCGTGTCCATCACCATCTTCGGCGTCACCGGATCGGGCGAGTTTCTGCAACGAGGCAAGTGCGCGCCCGGCGACACGCTCTTTACCGTTGGCGATCTGGGGCTTGCCAGGGCTGGCATGCTGACCCTGGAGGCCTTGGGAGAAAAAGGCCGGGAAGCGTTTCCGGCCGCCGTGCTCGCTCACCTGCGCCCTAAGCCCAAGGTCATGATCGGTACCCTGCTCAAGGCGGCGGGCGCCAGTTCGCTCATGGACGTCTCGGATGGCCTGGCCCGCGACCTGCCCCGCCTACTCGGCCCGAACCTGGGTGCAGACATCACCCTGGCACCCGAGCAGCTCAACGGCAACGTTCTCGCCTTCGCCCTGGGCGTGGGAGAGGACCCGTTGCAGATCGCCATGCTCGGCGGCGAAGACTACGCATTGCTCGGAGCCTCCTCGCCTGATACGCTTGATAAAGTGAGTTCAGTCCCCGGCCTGACCATCATTGGCACGGTTACCGACACCCCCGGCTTACGCCTTAACGGAGAACCCTTCACCGCCCGGGGCTTCGATCACTTCGAAAATTAG
- the tsaA gene encoding tRNA (N6-threonylcarbamoyladenosine(37)-N6)-methyltransferase TrmO, producing the protein MDRELVIIGTIRSSIKDLENAPKMEDEPGAVRAQIEIDPAYAEGLDTMKPGAQLELFTWFHKAERDVLKVHPRGNKNNALRGVFTTRSPFRPNPIGLHRVTLVDIDGTTLTVEPLEAIDGTPVIDIKPKPKDPK; encoded by the coding sequence ATGGACAGGGAACTCGTCATTATCGGCACCATTCGCTCATCCATAAAGGATCTGGAAAACGCTCCCAAGATGGAGGACGAACCCGGCGCGGTTCGAGCCCAAATCGAAATCGATCCGGCCTATGCCGAAGGCTTGGACACCATGAAGCCGGGCGCACAACTGGAACTCTTCACCTGGTTCCACAAAGCCGAACGCGACGTACTCAAGGTTCATCCACGCGGCAACAAGAACAACGCCCTGCGCGGTGTGTTCACCACCCGCTCACCTTTTCGTCCCAACCCCATCGGCCTGCACCGGGTCACCTTGGTGGACATCGATGGCACTACCCTGACCGTGGAACCACTGGAGGCCATCGACGGCACCCCGGTCATCGACATCAAGCCCAAGCCCAAAGACCCCAAGTAG
- a CDS encoding alpha/beta fold hydrolase — protein sequence MDQFEAVETRGDNHVGGWVTTTDAARVWVDVHGCGKPMVLIHGWTMSSAFWKRQEALAEQCQVVTIDLRGHGKSDSVLRGHSVPRYARDVREVLRALGLSKVMLVGWSMGGSVVMEYWREFGGDLLSGLGLVETGPAPMSGAPWNVHRYRGGDVAAMKADLQTMVRDRRAFGERFVDAMFLSGEAPAHARRWMLVEHLKVNDHTATTIYEDYVQRDYTGVLPTITAPVFVAYGRSRHMCFGPSTGRYVAGSVPNSRFTILENSGHLPFYEEPAAFNNALGHFLNLLP from the coding sequence ATGGATCAATTCGAAGCTGTCGAGACCAGGGGGGACAACCACGTCGGCGGCTGGGTGACCACCACGGACGCAGCCCGAGTCTGGGTGGACGTCCACGGTTGCGGAAAGCCCATGGTCCTGATCCATGGCTGGACCATGAGTTCCGCCTTCTGGAAAAGGCAGGAAGCCTTGGCCGAGCAGTGCCAGGTGGTCACCATCGACCTGCGCGGCCACGGTAAATCCGACTCAGTGCTGCGCGGGCACAGTGTGCCCCGCTACGCCCGCGACGTGCGTGAAGTCCTGCGGGCACTGGGGCTCTCCAAAGTCATGCTCGTAGGCTGGTCCATGGGCGGCTCGGTGGTCATGGAATACTGGCGAGAGTTCGGCGGCGATCTGCTTTCCGGCCTGGGACTGGTGGAAACAGGTCCGGCCCCCATGTCCGGCGCGCCATGGAACGTCCATCGCTACAGGGGCGGAGACGTCGCGGCCATGAAAGCCGACCTGCAAACCATGGTGCGGGATCGGCGCGCGTTCGGCGAACGGTTCGTGGACGCCATGTTCCTCTCTGGCGAAGCCCCTGCTCATGCCCGCCGCTGGATGCTTGTCGAACACCTCAAGGTGAACGATCACACTGCGACCACCATTTACGAAGACTATGTCCAGCGGGACTACACCGGTGTACTTCCGACCATCACTGCCCCCGTTTTCGTAGCCTACGGGAGATCAAGGCACATGTGCTTCGGCCCTTCCACGGGCAGGTATGTAGCCGGGTCCGTACCGAATTCCCGATTCACCATTCTGGAAAACAGCGGTCACCTGCCCTTTTACGAGGAGCCCGCCGCATTCAACAACGCCCTCGGGCACTTCCTTAACCTACTGCCCTGA